A single genomic interval of Danio aesculapii chromosome 5, fDanAes4.1, whole genome shotgun sequence harbors:
- the si:dkey-245n4.2 gene encoding uncharacterized protein si:dkey-245n4.2, producing the protein MDIFWRGFCTFLFTTLVFEEVTGLMIRNEELKKCVRVNEDQVSSRLTLQECRADSALQEWLWNPETRSLSNPKTGGCLTATQIQEHESLWLQECRSEEEDREGQSWGCSKKGLLTLHGKGLHLSARHDSTKVFLSKDRGKGSKWRTLANLTVCEETESTHQNQNVLQESQQTLSTGPRILTQIRYWHSGSNVQTSKIKSTEATQTSDSTAGTQSSAEPRDPSVNVFTTDYGTGWKMTMLLLSILALLLGLVILTLNIYQNRRKKTVVVLKSYTPTGDASLPGSPVPSERAPLTRHPMKPAQSPSIQRGEILVEWKDGTVTPLFETYLTD; encoded by the exons ATGGATATCTTTTGGAGAGGATTCTGCACttttcttttcacaacacttgtTTTTGAAG AAGTGACAGGACTCATGATAAGGAACGAAGAGCTGAAAAAGTGTGTAAGGGTAAATGAAGATCAGGTCAGCAGCAGGCTAACTCTACAGGAGTGCAGAGCAGATTCAGCTCTGCAAGAGTGGCTCTGGAACCCAGAGACTCGCTCCCTGAGCAACCCAAAAACAGGAGGGTGTTTAACTGCAACCCAGATCCAAGAGCATGAGAGCCTGTGGTTGCAGGAGTGCAGATCTGAAGAGGAGGATCGTGAGGGCCAGTCCTGGGGCTGCTCTAAAAAGGGTCTCCTCACATTACATGGCAAGGGTCTGCACCTGAGCGCGCGTCATGATTCCACCAAAGTCTTCCTTTCCAAAGATCGTGGGAAAGGCAGCAAGTGGAGGACGCTGGCTAATCTTACGGTATGCGAGGAGACAGAGAGCACACATCAAAACCAGAATGTGTTGCAAGAGTCTCAACAGACCCTTTCGACTGGACCCCGAATCCTCACTCAAATTCGCTATTGGCATT cTGGGAGTAATGTCCAGACCTCCAAAATAAAGTCCACTGAAGCGACACAGACTTCAGATTCAACGGCTGGAACTCAAAGCAGCGCAGAGCCAAGAGATCCTTCTGTTAATGTCTTTACAACAGACTATG GTACGGGCTGGAAAATGACAATGTTGCTTCTTAGCATCTTGGCCCTGTTACTCGGACTTGTGATCCTCACCCTTAACATCTACCAGAACAG GAGGAAGAAGACAGTGGTGGTGTTGAAATCCTACACACCGACAGGAGATGCCAGTCTGCCAGGGTCTCCAGTGCCCAGTGAGAGAGCCCCTCTAACCAGACACCCTATGAAACCCGCTCAGTCCCCCTCCATTCAGCGGGGTGAGATCCTTGTAGAGTGGAAAGATGGAACGGTCACCCCTCTGTTTGAAACATATTTAACCGATTAA
- the wdr54 gene encoding WD repeat-containing protein 54 isoform X2, whose translation MSKMYHKEKSIQIKSSASALYNNLSVLRIAPRCLTYFTVVHANVVNMVSASWDGLNYSHRQLQSKEGNVATSSSLIMQAAWCVLPSRDLLVLTSQKGIQMYESDGSIMVYWHALETPETPTAKAVFARGIAAVREKFICVGVSSGSVLVFDIPSKGSNITLSEVLEEHKEAITDMASECSGNMECIGDLVSADDSGLLCVWKSGEDFQLLNKIPGFDTSCSSVKLWKGTVIAGYGTGQIRLYEAVTGILHAEVNAHARWIYSLDIAPFTGLLLSAAEDSWVRVWHLSLTPENNSVEMEHMYNECVTDMQICGAKFCDGDGYAFAVTGYDLSEIIRYTQA comes from the exons atgtcaaaaatgtacCACAAAGAGAAAAGCATTCAGATAAAGAGCAGTGCATCCGCACTGTACAACAACCTGAGCGTCCTGCGCATCGCGCCACGCTGCCTCACCTACTTCACAGTGGTTCACGCCAATGTGGTGAACATGGTCAGTGCCTCCTGGGATGGCCTGAACTATTCTCACAGACAACTGCAGTCTAAAGAGGGCAACGTGGCCACGAGCTCCTCACTTATTATGCAG GCAGCCTGGTGTGTCCTGCCTTCAAGGGATCTTCTTGTTCTCACTTCTCAGAAAGGAATTCAG ATGTATGAATCGGATGGATCTATTATGGTCTATTGGCATGCACTGGAAACACCAGAGACACCTACTG CTAAAGCAGTGTTTGCACGAGGGATTGCAGCAGTGCGGGAAAAATTCATTTGTGTAG GAGTCTCGTCTGGCTCAGTGCTGGTGTTTGACATTCCCAGTAAAGGCAGTAACATCACCCTGTCTGAGGTTTTGGAGGAACACAAAGAGGCCATCACAGACATGGCCTCTGAGTGCTCAGGCAACATG GAGTGCATTGGTGATTTAGTTAGTGCTGATGACTCTGGACTCCTTTGTGTGTGGAAATCAGGAGAAGATTTTCAACTGCTCAACAAGATCCCTGGTTTTGA CACTAGCTGTTCTTCAGTTAAACTGTGGAAGGGCACAGTCATTGCAGGCTATGGGACAGGACAGATTCGTCTGTACGAGGCAGTCACAGGTATACTGCATGCAGAGGTTAATGCCCATGCACGCTGGATCTACTCACTGGACATTGCCCCGTTCACTGGGctg CTCCTTTCTGCCGCAGAAGACTCTTGGGTTCGAGTGTGGCATCTCAGCTTGACCCCTGAGAATAACAGTGTAGAG ATGGAGCACATGTATAACGAGTGTGTGACTGATATGCAAATTTGCGGAGCCAAGTTCTGTGATGGTGACGGCTATGCTTTTGCAGTGACCGGCTATGACTTGAGTGAGATTATCCGTTACACACAAGCCTAA
- the wdr54 gene encoding WD repeat-containing protein 54 isoform X1, giving the protein MSKMYHKEKSIQIKSSASALYNNLSVLRIAPRCLTYFTVVHANVVNMVSASWDGLNYSHRQLQSKEGNVATSSSLIMQAAWCVLPSRDLLVLTSQKGIQMYESDGSIMVYWHALETPETPTAKAVFARGIAAVREKFICVGVSSGSVLVFDIPSKGSNITLSEVLEEHKEAITDMASECSGNMCFDVVFQECIGDLVSADDSGLLCVWKSGEDFQLLNKIPGFDTSCSSVKLWKGTVIAGYGTGQIRLYEAVTGILHAEVNAHARWIYSLDIAPFTGLLLSAAEDSWVRVWHLSLTPENNSVEMEHMYNECVTDMQICGAKFCDGDGYAFAVTGYDLSEIIRYTQA; this is encoded by the exons atgtcaaaaatgtacCACAAAGAGAAAAGCATTCAGATAAAGAGCAGTGCATCCGCACTGTACAACAACCTGAGCGTCCTGCGCATCGCGCCACGCTGCCTCACCTACTTCACAGTGGTTCACGCCAATGTGGTGAACATGGTCAGTGCCTCCTGGGATGGCCTGAACTATTCTCACAGACAACTGCAGTCTAAAGAGGGCAACGTGGCCACGAGCTCCTCACTTATTATGCAG GCAGCCTGGTGTGTCCTGCCTTCAAGGGATCTTCTTGTTCTCACTTCTCAGAAAGGAATTCAG ATGTATGAATCGGATGGATCTATTATGGTCTATTGGCATGCACTGGAAACACCAGAGACACCTACTG CTAAAGCAGTGTTTGCACGAGGGATTGCAGCAGTGCGGGAAAAATTCATTTGTGTAG GAGTCTCGTCTGGCTCAGTGCTGGTGTTTGACATTCCCAGTAAAGGCAGTAACATCACCCTGTCTGAGGTTTTGGAGGAACACAAAGAGGCCATCACAGACATGGCCTCTGAGTGCTCAGGCAACATG tgttttgatgttgtttttcaGGAGTGCATTGGTGATTTAGTTAGTGCTGATGACTCTGGACTCCTTTGTGTGTGGAAATCAGGAGAAGATTTTCAACTGCTCAACAAGATCCCTGGTTTTGA CACTAGCTGTTCTTCAGTTAAACTGTGGAAGGGCACAGTCATTGCAGGCTATGGGACAGGACAGATTCGTCTGTACGAGGCAGTCACAGGTATACTGCATGCAGAGGTTAATGCCCATGCACGCTGGATCTACTCACTGGACATTGCCCCGTTCACTGGGctg CTCCTTTCTGCCGCAGAAGACTCTTGGGTTCGAGTGTGGCATCTCAGCTTGACCCCTGAGAATAACAGTGTAGAG ATGGAGCACATGTATAACGAGTGTGTGACTGATATGCAAATTTGCGGAGCCAAGTTCTGTGATGGTGACGGCTATGCTTTTGCAGTGACCGGCTATGACTTGAGTGAGATTATCCGTTACACACAAGCCTAA